A region of Paenibacillus sp. 37 DNA encodes the following proteins:
- a CDS encoding Gfo/Idh/MocA family protein encodes MAKDGMFYAPKSVTKEVVCGPGEFTIAAVALDHGHIYGMVGGLLDAGATLKWVYDPDPAKVEAFQKQFPQAQVAGSEAEVLADDEVLLVASAAITSDRAPLGMRVLAAGKDYFTDKAPFTTLEQLKLAREEVKRTGKKYMVYYSERLHVESAIYAGQLIEQGAIGKVVQVMGTGPHRLNAGGRPDWFFKHEQYGGILCDIGSHQIEQFLTFASCTDAEVGFSRVHNFNHPQFPELEDFGEASLIGDNGASGYFRVDWFTPDGLGTWGDGRTVILGTDGYIELRKYIDVAREPEGDQVYLVNHEGEFRYSVKGKVGYPFFGQLIRDCLDRTETAMTQEHAFKAAELCLIAQHKAMSDRVVWSSGAK; translated from the coding sequence ATGGCTAAAGACGGAATGTTTTATGCACCAAAAAGTGTTACAAAAGAGGTCGTATGTGGTCCCGGTGAATTCACCATTGCTGCTGTTGCGCTGGATCACGGGCATATTTACGGCATGGTTGGAGGATTGTTGGACGCTGGAGCTACCCTCAAGTGGGTATATGATCCGGACCCGGCGAAGGTAGAGGCATTTCAGAAGCAGTTCCCACAGGCTCAAGTCGCTGGATCTGAGGCAGAAGTGCTTGCAGATGATGAGGTGTTATTGGTGGCGAGTGCAGCAATCACTTCAGATCGTGCGCCGCTTGGCATGAGAGTGCTAGCCGCAGGCAAGGACTATTTTACAGACAAAGCCCCATTTACGACGCTGGAGCAATTAAAGCTTGCACGAGAAGAAGTGAAGCGAACAGGCAAAAAGTACATGGTGTATTACAGTGAACGATTACATGTAGAAAGCGCGATCTATGCGGGGCAGCTCATTGAACAAGGAGCAATCGGCAAAGTAGTGCAAGTTATGGGTACAGGCCCGCATCGCCTGAATGCCGGAGGAAGACCCGACTGGTTCTTCAAGCATGAGCAGTATGGCGGTATTCTCTGCGATATCGGAAGTCACCAGATCGAACAATTTCTGACGTTTGCATCATGTACGGACGCTGAGGTAGGGTTCAGTCGTGTGCATAACTTCAATCACCCACAGTTCCCGGAACTGGAAGACTTCGGTGAAGCTTCACTGATTGGTGACAACGGAGCGTCGGGTTACTTCCGAGTGGACTGGTTCACACCGGATGGTCTGGGCACATGGGGGGATGGGCGTACGGTTATTCTCGGAACAGACGGTTATATCGAGTTGCGGAAGTATATCGATGTAGCGAGAGAGCCGGAAGGTGATCAAGTCTATCTGGTAAACCATGAGGGCGAGTTTAGATACAGTGTAAAAGGCAAGGTCGGTTATCCTTTCTTCGGCCAACTCATTCGCGATTGTCTGGATCGTACCGAGACCGCCATGACACAGGAACATGCATTCAAAGCGGCAGAACTCTGCCTGATTGCACAACATAAAGCGATGAGTGATCGCGTGGTGTGGAGTAGTGGAGCGAAGTAA
- a CDS encoding NUDIX domain-containing protein: MIRNTVRALIIQKDNLLLIKKRRANIGIYYVLPGGAQEENETLEQALSRECMEELGIEISSSRLVCVREYISRNHEYSFIMKEVHSIDFIYECNNQFLNNELRSLQADVGQVGIEWLPINEIKRTVYRLEESLEHYKFPRTTNEFFKEYFSDQVIKPYSSVIFESNP, from the coding sequence ATGATTCGAAATACAGTAAGAGCATTGATTATTCAGAAAGACAATCTTTTATTAATAAAGAAAAGGAGAGCAAATATAGGTATTTATTATGTACTACCTGGAGGAGCTCAAGAAGAGAACGAAACATTGGAACAGGCGTTAAGTCGCGAGTGTATGGAAGAACTGGGTATTGAAATATCGAGTAGTAGGTTAGTTTGTGTAAGAGAATACATATCGCGCAATCATGAATACTCTTTCATAATGAAGGAAGTTCATTCTATTGATTTTATTTATGAGTGCAACAATCAATTCCTAAATAATGAATTAAGAAGCCTACAAGCTGATGTTGGACAGGTTGGGATTGAATGGTTACCCATTAATGAAATTAAGAGGACAGTGTATAGGCTAGAAGAATCTTTAGAACATTATAAATTTCCTAGAACAACCAATGAATTCTTTAAAGAATATTTTTCGGATCAAGTAATAAAACCATATTCTAGCGTAATATTTGAAAGTAATCCATAG
- a CDS encoding DUF6602 domain-containing protein, translating to MQVRKMPNYLEYQKSIAKEFKAHELRVRHLIDDANWAEEGRYKEIILMNYLKRILPKNLSVGTGFVRNKNRITKQIDLIIYENNIPPIFSEGDFIVTTPENVIGIIEVKSSIEPSKLLEIVDKANENGLIISNGRDISIFNGVFAYSEVKRKDQAYQSYMKKFFDNKIVQRDHFNEILPKNLKVCVNNICLGDRRFIKLWPFKEEYDEFFAEYSFYKLPSGLGISYFLSNLQEFILRRQLGNYSDPLESHYKDVYYPLPEGKEVHKMYFEKFKVL from the coding sequence GTGCAAGTAAGAAAAATGCCTAATTACTTAGAATATCAAAAGTCAATTGCCAAGGAATTTAAAGCGCACGAGTTACGTGTTCGGCACCTTATCGACGATGCTAATTGGGCAGAAGAAGGACGATATAAAGAAATCATATTAATGAATTATTTAAAAAGGATTCTTCCCAAAAACCTCTCCGTAGGAACTGGATTCGTAAGGAACAAAAATCGCATAACCAAGCAGATAGATCTCATAATTTATGAGAATAATATACCACCTATTTTTTCAGAGGGAGATTTTATTGTTACAACTCCAGAAAATGTGATAGGTATCATCGAGGTTAAGAGTTCAATAGAACCTTCCAAATTATTAGAAATAGTTGATAAAGCTAACGAGAACGGTCTTATTATTTCTAATGGACGTGACATTTCAATATTTAATGGGGTTTTTGCATATAGCGAAGTTAAAAGAAAAGACCAAGCTTATCAAAGTTACATGAAAAAGTTTTTTGATAATAAAATTGTACAACGTGATCACTTTAATGAAATTTTACCGAAAAATTTAAAAGTTTGTGTTAATAATATTTGCTTAGGAGATAGAAGGTTTATTAAATTGTGGCCGTTTAAAGAAGAATATGATGAGTTCTTTGCAGAATATAGTTTTTATAAATTACCAAGTGGATTAGGTATATCTTATTTTTTATCTAATTTACAAGAGTTTATTTTACGTAGACAACTCGGGAATTATAGTGATCCTTTAGAATCGCATTATAAAGATGTTTATTATCCTCTCCCAGAAGGCAAAGAAGTTCATAAGATGTATTTTGAAAAGTTTAAAGTATTATAA
- a CDS encoding helix-turn-helix domain-containing protein: MISYKPFQKLLIDREIKKQDLLKMTGISSATMAKLNTNEYVSLEVIDKLCTALGCQPGDLLEHIVDQ, translated from the coding sequence ATGATAAGTTATAAACCATTTCAAAAATTATTGATTGACAGGGAGATTAAGAAGCAGGATTTATTGAAAATGACGGGGATTTCATCGGCAACGATGGCAAAGCTCAATACGAATGAGTATGTATCGTTAGAAGTAATTGATAAATTATGTACGGCATTGGGATGCCAGCCTGGAGATCTATTGGAGCATATAGTAGATCAATGA
- a CDS encoding ferritin-like domain-containing protein yields MNITFSKWVQYYRRNNQNLKYIHWDDNYKLTTNEREIIIKSIQQFQLGENSEGKHLIKRAQEYVHQTQDQDYYEALIEFIKEEQRHARDLGRFMKVQGIPLLRRHWVNNVFRRLRRYASLEQSVIVLLTAEIIAKLYYKALQKSTKSEVLIDLCNQILSDEEKHVQFQSETLHKFAQNRNVFFNRIVYTLRRILFEGTLIIVWYQHKSVFKAGGYKLKSYYYECRHEFNLTKKIITNSQ; encoded by the coding sequence ATGAATATCACTTTCTCGAAATGGGTGCAATATTATCGAAGAAATAATCAAAACCTCAAATATATTCATTGGGATGACAACTATAAATTAACAACTAATGAAAGAGAAATAATCATTAAGTCAATTCAACAGTTTCAATTAGGAGAAAACTCTGAAGGTAAACATCTAATTAAACGTGCGCAAGAATATGTACATCAGACACAAGATCAGGATTACTATGAAGCGCTTATAGAATTCATTAAAGAAGAACAGAGGCACGCTAGAGATCTAGGCAGATTTATGAAGGTACAGGGAATCCCACTCCTTCGTAGACATTGGGTGAACAATGTATTTAGAAGATTACGTCGATATGCGAGTTTAGAACAATCAGTCATTGTTCTATTAACCGCTGAGATCATTGCTAAGTTGTACTATAAAGCTTTGCAAAAATCTACAAAGTCAGAAGTATTAATCGATTTATGTAATCAGATTTTAAGTGATGAGGAGAAACATGTTCAGTTTCAATCCGAAACACTTCATAAATTTGCTCAAAATAGAAACGTCTTCTTTAACAGAATAGTTTATACCCTTCGTAGAATTCTTTTTGAAGGAACGCTAATTATAGTGTGGTATCAACATAAGTCTGTATTTAAAGCTGGGGGATATAAACTCAAAAGTTATTACTATGAATGCCGTCATGAGTTTAACTTAACAAAGAAGATTATAACTAATTCACAGTAG
- a CDS encoding HAD hydrolase-like protein translates to MLEAVIFDMDGTLFQTNKILELSLEETFSILRSRNEWSSETPIQKYREIMGVPLPVVWETLLPNHSNEIRRVVDEIFLEKLIANINYGNGALYPHVKEIFDFLKQEGCLIFIASNGLIEYLNAIVNCYKLNNWVTETFSIQQIETQNKDDLVRYILMKYHISNAAVVGDRISDIKAAKNNGLKAFGCRFDFAQEWELKQADYIIDDLLELKKYI, encoded by the coding sequence ATGCTGGAAGCGGTTATTTTCGATATGGATGGTACACTATTTCAAACAAACAAAATCTTAGAGTTATCGTTAGAAGAAACGTTTTCTATCTTGAGGTCTCGTAATGAATGGTCGAGTGAAACTCCAATTCAAAAATATCGTGAAATTATGGGAGTTCCTCTACCAGTAGTTTGGGAAACGTTATTACCGAACCATTCAAACGAAATCAGACGAGTTGTAGACGAAATCTTCTTGGAGAAGTTAATTGCAAATATTAATTATGGCAACGGTGCGCTTTATCCGCATGTCAAAGAAATTTTTGATTTTTTAAAACAGGAAGGCTGCTTAATTTTTATTGCAAGTAATGGACTAATCGAATACCTCAATGCTATCGTTAACTGTTACAAGTTAAATAATTGGGTCACAGAAACCTTTAGCATCCAGCAAATAGAGACTCAGAATAAGGATGACTTAGTTAGATACATCCTTATGAAATATCACATCAGCAACGCTGCTGTAGTTGGCGACAGGATTTCTGATATCAAAGCAGCAAAAAACAATGGATTGAAGGCTTTCGGTTGTCGATTTGACTTTGCCCAAGAATGGGAGCTTAAACAAGCGGATTATATTATTGATGATTTACTTGAATTGAAAAAATATATTTAA
- a CDS encoding DUF4259 domain-containing protein: MGAWGTGIFENDDVLDWKADLLDSDDIELIEETIEEVLEEDYIESDLASNALGAIEILVALQGNPGKEILKNQSNTEDLYDWINRHKGKGKKLISKAKRAVKKIKKDSELKELWEESEEYPIWLNTINDLENRL, translated from the coding sequence ATGGGAGCATGGGGAACTGGAATTTTCGAGAACGATGATGTATTAGATTGGAAGGCAGATTTACTTGATTCTGATGACATCGAATTAATTGAAGAGACGATTGAAGAAGTACTAGAAGAAGATTATATTGAGTCAGATTTAGCTTCCAATGCTTTAGGCGCAATTGAGATCCTTGTAGCATTACAAGGTAATCCTGGGAAAGAAATTTTGAAAAATCAAAGTAATACAGAGGATCTATATGACTGGATCAATAGACATAAAGGAAAAGGAAAAAAACTCATTTCAAAAGCTAAACGAGCAGTTAAGAAAATTAAGAAAGATTCAGAACTAAAAGAGCTATGGGAAGAATCAGAAGAATACCCAATCTGGTTAAATACAATAAATGACTTAGAAAATCGATTGTAA
- a CDS encoding Type 1 glutamine amidotransferase-like domain-containing protein, with amino-acid sequence MSSLLLTSCGFYTEDIKNQFLDFIDGDISQLKVSIITTASPRKETNRYAQRAMQEFKDMGFQHINFVDIEFDDPQILLHRNVIYINGGNPFTLLYYAKKSGADEVIKTLAAQNVIIVGVSAGTLLLGPNINIVDFFTPQMNTMNLTDFKALGVTDKLIFPHYDREDIFKDSTNKTIEERIIEFESNENCKVTRLKDEEYISILINQAH; translated from the coding sequence ATGAGTAGCTTGTTACTAACCTCTTGTGGTTTTTATACTGAAGATATTAAAAATCAATTTTTGGATTTTATTGATGGAGATATTTCTCAATTAAAAGTCTCAATTATTACAACAGCATCCCCTAGAAAAGAAACTAATAGATATGCACAAAGAGCAATGCAAGAGTTTAAGGACATGGGATTTCAACATATCAATTTTGTAGATATTGAATTTGATGACCCGCAAATTCTCTTACATAGAAATGTTATATATATCAATGGTGGAAATCCATTTACATTATTGTATTACGCGAAGAAAAGTGGTGCTGATGAAGTTATTAAAACACTGGCTGCACAGAATGTAATTATAGTTGGTGTTAGTGCTGGAACTTTATTACTGGGCCCGAATATTAACATTGTGGATTTCTTTACTCCACAGATGAACACAATGAATTTAACGGATTTTAAAGCATTAGGTGTAACCGACAAGCTTATTTTTCCTCACTATGATCGAGAGGACATATTTAAAGATAGTACTAATAAAACAATTGAAGAGAGAATAATAGAATTTGAATCCAATGAGAACTGTAAGGTGACAAGGCTTAAAGATGAAGAATATATTTCAATCTTAATAAACCAAGCACATTGA
- a CDS encoding nucleotidyltransferase has product MILEKVINRIAIQSEYKDLVDKYVDRILYDFKDKIHSIYMCGSIPKGTAQPFKSDADFTIVCANPEDIDYERLSMIKDRLLEEYPFVTKMDTIICSIDDVLSRPNDWGFWIKIICVCIHGEDIGEKVPPIIISPEFILDLNTDTKEEVDRVHRSLSNVSDHAMKTRYIKGYSKRLIRALYSLVLEDTGVWEDEIIKMKNAILNYCDIDSALVEYLYACYLDSDVSVEEFLEIADEVYSYFENALNIMAASKTSSG; this is encoded by the coding sequence ATGATATTAGAAAAAGTTATAAATAGAATTGCAATACAAAGTGAATATAAGGATTTGGTTGATAAGTATGTGGATCGTATACTTTACGATTTCAAAGATAAGATTCATAGCATTTATATGTGTGGATCGATTCCCAAAGGAACGGCTCAACCTTTTAAGTCAGATGCAGACTTTACTATTGTATGTGCAAATCCCGAAGATATTGATTACGAAAGATTGTCAATGATTAAAGACAGGCTTTTGGAAGAATATCCATTCGTCACTAAGATGGATACGATCATTTGCTCGATTGATGATGTATTAAGTAGACCGAACGATTGGGGTTTTTGGATTAAGATCATTTGTGTTTGTATACATGGGGAGGATATTGGTGAAAAAGTACCCCCGATCATAATTTCTCCAGAATTCATTTTAGACTTAAATACAGATACCAAGGAGGAAGTAGATCGTGTACATCGTTCACTTTCTAATGTTAGTGATCACGCAATGAAAACTAGATATATTAAAGGTTACTCTAAGAGATTAATTCGTGCATTATACTCTTTGGTTTTAGAAGATACAGGGGTATGGGAAGACGAAATCATTAAGATGAAGAATGCCATATTAAACTATTGCGATATTGACTCCGCTTTAGTTGAGTATCTTTATGCTTGTTACTTGGATAGCGATGTATCTGTTGAAGAGTTTCTGGAAATCGCAGATGAAGTATATAGCTATTTTGAGAATGCCTTAAATATAATGGCTGCTTCAAAAACTTCCTCTGGCTAA
- a CDS encoding GNAT family N-acetyltransferase produces the protein MTIIFKEVKDIDTQAIQELFHSVEWKSGDFPEDLRQAINNSHTVITAWDDTKLVGLINALSDGVMTVYFHYMLVHKEYQSLGIGKRMMEQMLSRYSNIKTKVLISYDSAEKFYGLFGFKPEEGTKAMFISDMV, from the coding sequence ATGACAATCATTTTCAAAGAAGTAAAAGACATTGATACACAAGCAATTCAAGAACTGTTTCACTCGGTGGAATGGAAATCAGGAGATTTCCCAGAAGATCTTAGACAAGCAATAAACAACTCACATACGGTTATTACAGCATGGGATGATACCAAATTAGTTGGCTTAATAAATGCATTGTCTGACGGCGTGATGACAGTATATTTTCATTACATGTTAGTACACAAAGAATATCAATCATTAGGAATTGGAAAGAGAATGATGGAACAAATGCTTAGTCGATATTCTAATATCAAAACAAAAGTGCTTATATCCTATGATAGTGCAGAAAAGTTCTATGGATTATTTGGATTTAAGCCAGAAGAAGGCACAAAAGCTATGTTTATTTCAGATATGGTGTAG
- a CDS encoding NUDIX hydrolase, whose amino-acid sequence MKFIVSASVIVLNEHNEILLMKGRRGWEMPQGCVEEGETIRQAAVREVKEETGIDIELIKFCGLYQNITRGVCNNIFTGKPIGGALTTSDESEEVGYFTLEEAGQMITWGNFYDRIHNALDEKSHPFLIEFSE is encoded by the coding sequence ATGAAATTTATCGTTTCTGCTAGTGTAATCGTTCTCAATGAACATAATGAGATTTTACTCATGAAAGGTCGAAGAGGCTGGGAAATGCCTCAAGGTTGTGTTGAAGAAGGAGAGACTATTAGGCAGGCAGCAGTACGAGAAGTGAAAGAGGAAACAGGAATTGACATCGAATTAATTAAATTTTGTGGTTTGTATCAGAACATAACGCGCGGCGTATGCAACAATATATTTACTGGAAAACCGATTGGTGGAGCTTTAACTACCAGTGATGAAAGTGAAGAGGTGGGCTACTTTACTTTAGAAGAAGCTGGGCAAATGATAACATGGGGGAATTTCTATGACAGAATTCACAATGCATTAGATGAGAAAAGTCATCCTTTTTTGATTGAATTTTCAGAATAA
- a CDS encoding AraC family transcriptional regulator encodes MNVEKLDHILQVLTNLEDFYKENTKEDFQSDKYSTYINFLSSNYIKQNNLIRIYWPQYSSETPKYITDSTELDENMLILEDLNMAIVKHINFSLDLMHSNNFFQCIYIYKGAGVLNLLNKTFQLSSGDLFVMPPNIKHSIKIEEGSICIYVMIRRKYINSVFFDLFHHNSLLVSFFNKALLDENNNDTNYILFHTGNNSDVSETMLRLFSEYLWGDEFRNQIMECYLKLLFSFLFRHKQSDIETPTSLSNIELHFNEIMSYVRKDFRFATLASAAEYMHLSKQYICRITQQVSGTSFSKLLMAVKLKKAVQYLNESNLKLEEIADFTGFTDVSHFSRTFKSHLGLSPSKYRAQHKVEL; translated from the coding sequence ATGAACGTAGAGAAGTTGGATCACATACTCCAAGTATTAACTAATTTAGAGGATTTTTACAAAGAAAACACTAAAGAAGATTTTCAATCCGATAAATATTCCACTTATATCAATTTTTTGTCCAGTAATTATATAAAACAAAACAACCTGATTCGTATATATTGGCCACAGTACTCTTCTGAGACCCCCAAATACATTACTGATTCTACTGAATTAGACGAGAACATGCTTATTTTAGAGGATCTTAACATGGCTATCGTTAAACATATCAATTTCTCACTGGACCTTATGCATTCCAATAATTTCTTCCAATGTATATATATATATAAAGGTGCTGGTGTTCTTAACTTGCTAAATAAAACTTTCCAATTATCGTCGGGAGACTTGTTTGTAATGCCCCCTAATATTAAACATTCGATAAAAATAGAAGAAGGAAGCATATGTATTTATGTAATGATACGACGTAAATATATAAACTCTGTTTTTTTTGACTTATTTCATCACAATTCTCTCTTGGTCAGTTTTTTTAATAAGGCTCTATTGGATGAAAACAACAATGATACAAATTATATTCTTTTTCATACTGGAAATAATTCTGACGTTAGTGAAACCATGCTCCGCTTATTTAGTGAATACTTATGGGGAGATGAATTTCGAAACCAAATCATGGAGTGTTATTTGAAGTTGTTGTTCAGCTTTCTATTCCGTCACAAACAATCGGATATCGAAACTCCAACTTCACTTTCAAATATCGAACTGCATTTCAATGAAATTATGAGTTATGTAAGGAAAGATTTCAGATTTGCCACTCTGGCTTCAGCTGCCGAATACATGCATCTTAGCAAACAGTACATCTGCCGAATTACACAACAGGTGTCAGGTACTAGCTTTTCCAAACTGTTAATGGCTGTGAAGTTAAAAAAAGCGGTTCAGTATTTAAATGAATCCAATCTGAAACTTGAAGAAATTGCAGATTTCACTGGTTTTACCGATGTGTCTCATTTTAGCCGCACCTTCAAGTCTCATTTGGGTCTTTCACCCTCGAAGTACCGAGCACAGCACAAGGTTGAGCTGTAA
- a CDS encoding MFS transporter: MFAESKTNEEHPVESSSEIPLQLRKGQLVGDSMGVAGGAIISLIFSSFAMYYLTSIAQLDGIMLGTLVLVGSIIGAVSSFVTGIMIDKFNSKYGKVRPWVLVSILPMAGSLLLLFSIPESLAVSTQMVWAGICIILFNIGTSMYSSASGSLIPMATRNQLEVTKMGSSRALGTMGGAMLVSLGYVPLVELVGGDRRAYLIVTAIIIILGSLLIFNQFRTSRENVKTVNRDASGMEKKVPFKDAIVSILKNKYFLAGWLILFTSTTMLAMNNASTVYYARYILGNINMQSLLSLVSIVPSLLVLAALPILVKKMGVRVVILMGTIFAIAGMLIRLLDTSSIPLAFIGFILSGMGALPMSALVTALINSTIDYGEWKSGIRSPGMMMSLVGMAALLASSLSISSIGWILGATHYDGSAAQQSESAIQGILTISIYLPTILASIAFICVLFWRLEKQHPQIVSELRARNGEN; this comes from the coding sequence ATGTTTGCAGAGAGTAAAACAAATGAAGAACATCCTGTCGAATCATCAAGTGAGATTCCATTGCAACTCCGCAAGGGCCAGCTAGTTGGAGATAGTATGGGGGTGGCAGGAGGTGCGATAATCTCTTTAATTTTCTCTTCTTTTGCAATGTATTACCTAACATCTATTGCACAATTAGATGGAATAATGCTAGGAACACTGGTATTGGTAGGATCAATAATTGGTGCTGTGTCGAGTTTCGTTACGGGAATCATGATTGATAAATTTAACTCGAAATATGGGAAGGTAAGACCGTGGGTTCTGGTATCCATACTTCCAATGGCTGGTTCGCTGCTTCTCTTGTTCTCCATTCCGGAGAGTCTTGCAGTATCGACCCAAATGGTATGGGCAGGAATATGTATCATCTTGTTCAACATTGGAACTTCCATGTATAGCTCGGCCTCCGGCTCACTTATCCCGATGGCGACCCGAAACCAGCTCGAAGTTACAAAAATGGGTTCCTCACGGGCGTTAGGCACCATGGGTGGAGCTATGCTTGTCTCCTTGGGCTATGTGCCGCTGGTAGAACTTGTAGGAGGAGATCGAAGAGCTTATTTAATTGTAACCGCCATCATAATCATTCTTGGTTCTTTATTGATCTTCAATCAGTTTCGAACCTCACGTGAGAATGTTAAAACCGTTAACCGCGATGCAAGCGGGATGGAGAAGAAAGTTCCGTTCAAGGATGCTATAGTATCCATTCTTAAAAATAAATATTTTCTCGCTGGATGGCTGATTCTCTTTACTTCAACCACTATGCTTGCAATGAATAATGCGAGTACAGTCTACTACGCTCGGTATATTCTCGGAAACATTAATATGCAAAGTTTACTCTCCTTGGTGAGTATTGTTCCGTCTTTGCTCGTTTTAGCTGCACTTCCCATCCTGGTTAAAAAAATGGGGGTGCGAGTGGTTATTCTAATGGGAACCATATTTGCCATCGCAGGAATGTTAATCCGCCTACTAGACACAAGCAGTATACCACTTGCTTTCATAGGCTTTATTCTCTCTGGAATGGGGGCACTTCCGATGTCTGCACTCGTTACAGCCCTTATCAATAGCACGATCGATTATGGTGAGTGGAAAAGTGGTATTCGGTCACCCGGCATGATGATGAGCTTGGTTGGAATGGCTGCCCTTTTAGCAAGTTCACTTAGTATTTCCAGTATCGGATGGATATTGGGAGCCACTCATTACGACGGATCGGCAGCGCAGCAATCTGAATCGGCCATTCAAGGCATCTTAACGATCAGTATTTATTTACCAACTATTCTGGCATCAATTGCTTTCATATGCGTGCTTTTTTGGAGACTGGAAAAGCAACATCCTCAAATCGTTAGTGAGTTAAGAGCAAGAAATGGCGAGAATTAA